Sequence from the Pseudomonas sp. LS.1a genome:
ATGATCTGCTGGCCGGCCTTGATCACCTCGACCACGCCGATCAGCACCGCCAGCGAGCTGGTCTTGATGATTCGCGTGTAGATGTTGATGGTCGGCGGGGTCATGCGCTTGAGCGCCTGTGGCAACAGCACGTAGCCATACAGCTGCCAGCAGGCCAGGCCGATCGACAGCCCCGCCTCGCGCTGGCCGCGCGGCAGCGAACGTAGCGCGCCTCGCACCACCTCACCCACCTCGCTGGCGCCCCACAGGCCCAGCACCAGCACCGCGCACCAGAAGCTGGGGATGCTCAGGGCAAAGAAGATCGGCAGGCCGAAGAACACCAGGTACAGCCAGACCAGCACCGGGATGGCACGGAACAGTTCCAGGTACACCTGCAAGGCGATATTCAGGGCCCGGTTGCCCAAGGTTGCCAACACACCATAAAGCACACCGCCCAGCGTCGCGAAGAGGATGCCCAGCGCGGAGATGGCCAGGGTCTGCGCCGCACCGCCTGCCAGCTGCGGCAACGCCTGCAACAGCAGTTCAGACGCCGAACTGGGCATGTTGCAGCCTCCTTTCGACATGGCGCAGCAGCAACGACAGCGGCAGGAACAGCAGCACGCAGAGCAGGGTCAGCACGGTGAGCATTTCATAGGTCTTGTAGTACAGCGCGATGTAGTTCTTGGTGGTGTAGAGGATTTCCGGCACGGCCACCGCCGACACCACGGTGGTTTCCTTGAGCAGGAAGATAAAGTTGGCGAACAGCGCCGGCAGGCTGAGGATGCCGGCCTGCGGCAGCACCACGTGGCGCAGCAGCTGGCCTTCGGACAGGCCGATGGAGCGCCCGGACTCCAGCTGGGCACGGGGCACGGCCTCGATGCCGGCGCGCAGCACTTCGGTCAGGTAGGCACCGCCCATGAAAGTCATGGTGATGATTGCCGCGGCAAAGCCGGAAATCTTCAGGCCCAGGCTGGGCAAGGCGAAGTAGACGAAGAACAGCTGGATCAGCAGCGGCGTGTTGCGCGCCAGCTCCACGTAGGCTTTTACCAGGCGCCACAGGTACGGGGTGCGCAATACCAGCAGTGTGGCGTTGACCAGGGCGACCAGCAGCGAGGTGACGATGGCGATCAGGCCGACCTGCAGGGTCACGCCCACTGCCTTGAGGAAGGCGGGCAGCGTGCTGAGGATGAATGCGGTGTCGAGGGTCATGGGTAAAGCAGGTCTGCAGGGTGCGCGTGGGCACGATAGATAGACTCTAATGATCTAAAAACTTTTTAGTAAATACCTTTATAGAATATTCATATCACCGAGACGTCACGCAGTACCCTGTGGGAGCGGGCGCGCCCGCGAACACCGGCGTAGCCGGTGCCATCCACCGCGTCGCCTGCTTCGCGGGCGAGCCCGCTCCCACAGGGTACTGCGCCCACAAGCAAAAACGCCGACACATGGTGTCGGCGTTGGGTCATGCAAGGTAATGCAAGCGCATCAGAACGCCGGCAGCACCGCACCCTGATACTTCTTGGCGATGAATTCCTTCACTTGCGGGCTGGTCAGGGCCTTGGCCAGTTTCTGGATGGCTTCGCTATCCTTGTTGTCCGGGCGGGCGACCAGGAAGTTCACGTATGGCGAGTCGCTGCCTTCGATCACCAGCGCGTCCTTGGCCGGGTTCAGGCCGGCTTCCAGAGCGTAGTTGGTGTTGATCATGTCCAGGTCGACCTGGTCCAGCACACGCGGCAGCATGGCCGACTCAAGCTCGCGGAACTTCAGCTTCTTCGGGTTCTCGGCGATGTCCTTGGGGGTGGCCAGGGCGTTCTTCGGATCCTTCAGGGTGATCAGGCCAGCCTTCTGCAACAACAGCAGGGCGCGGCCGCTGTTGCTGCCCTCGTTAGGGATGGCAACGGTGGCGCCTTCCTTCAGTTCGCTCAGGCTCTTGACCTTCTTCGAGTAACCACCGAAGGGTTCGACGTGCACGCCGATCACGGTATCCAGGTGGGTGCCCTTGCCTTCGTTGAAGTTCTGCAGGTACGGCAGGGTCTGGAAGTAGTTGGCGTCCAGGCGCTTCTGGTCAACCTGCACGTTCGGCTGCACGTAGTCGGTGAAGACCTTGATCTGCAGGTCCACACCTTCCTTGGCCAGGGTCGGCTTGATCAGCTCGAGGATTTCGGCGTGCGGTACCGGGGTGGCGGCAACTACCAGTTTCTCGGCGGCGGCAGCCAGGCCGGCGAACGACAGGGCAGCGGCCAGGGCAGTGGTCAGCAGGGTCTTCTTCATGGTGGTCCTTGTTCTGGTTCTGGGCCATCGACGATGGCGAATCGGGTGCCCAACCGGTTCACCAGCGGGCGTGAGGCGGACAATACCTAGATTTTTTATTCCGTAACAATATCTTTTATTTAGCTGCTTATTCCAAAAACAGACTGCCATCAGCCACGTTGCTTATGAGCCATGTCTAGCGCGCGGGGTCGGGCAGGTCGAGGTCCTCGGCCAGGATCTCTTCGCCGTCATTCACCAGCAAGGCGAAGTGGATGACGTTCTCCAGTTCACGGGTGTTGCCGGGCCAGGGGTGCGCCTCCAGAACCTGCTGCGCCGCCTCGCTCACCAGCGGCACAGGCCGCTGCAGGCGCACGCTGTAGATGCCCACGAAGTACTCGGCCAACGGCAGGATATCGCCCGGCCGCTCGCGCAGCGGCGGCAGTTCCAGCGCCCCCTCGCGCAGGTACTGGTACAGGCGCTCGTTGAAACGCCCCGCACGCACCACCCGCGCCAGGTCGATACTGGTGGCGGCCACCAGGCGCACGTCCACTGGTTGCGGCTGTTGCGCGCCCACCCGGGTTACCTCGCGGTTTTCCAGGGCGGCCAGCAGCTTGCCCTGGATGGCAAGCGGCAAGTCGGCGATTTCGTCCAGGTACAACGTGCCGCCGTTTGCCGAGCCGAACCAGCCGGCACGGCTGCTGGCTGTACCGCCCTGGCTGCCGGCGCTGTAGCCGAACAGCTCGGCATCGGCATAGGTAGGGCTGATGCCTGCGCAGTTGACCGACACGAACAGCCCGCTGCGGTCGCTGGCCCGGTGGATCTGCCGGGCCAGCAGTTCCTTGCCGGTGCCGGTTTCGCCACGGATCAGCACCGGCAGGGGTTGCGGCGCCAGCTGCTCCAGCTCTGCGCGCAACTGCTGCGAACGCGGGTCGATGAACACCAGCGCCTTGGCGCGGATGCTCAACGGGCTCTTGTCCAGCTCGGGGAAGGTCAGCAAGGGCTGGCCAAAGGGGTTTTGAAAAGTCATGACGAACTCCCGCCCCAGGCCTGCAGTGGCCGGGCGTCAGGCAAACGGTAAACAGTAAGGGCGATCAGGCGCGGCGTAGTGCGCGCTGCTCGACCCGGCTTTGCAAGCGATACAGGTAGGCGAAGCCTTGTTCCCAGCGCTCATGGCCGGACTTGACGTTGATATGCCCGGCGTTGGTCAGCAGCCCTGCTTCGGCGCCCCATACCTGGGCCAGGTACAGCGCCCTTGGCACGCTCACGGCCGGGTCGTTGTCGGAGCTGACCACCTGGCTTGGGAACGGCAGTGCCTCGGTCGGGATCGGCGCGAAGTTGCGCAGGGCTGGCGCGCAGGTCGGCCGCTCTACATCAGCGGGTGCCACCAGTAGCGCGCCGCGTACACGCCGCAGCAGGGCCGGGCTGGCTTGCGCGGCCCAATGAGCGACGGTGATGCAACCCAGGCTGTGGGCGATCAGAATCACCGGCGAGCGCTCGGCGGCAATCGCCTGCTCCAGCGCTTGCACCCAGTCCCGGCGTTGCGGGGTCAGCCAGTCGTGCTGCTCGACCCGGGCACTGTTGGGCAGGGTGCGCTGCCAGTGACTCTGCCAATGGTTGTCTGGCGATCCTTGCCAGCCCGGCACAATCAGGTAGCGAATCGACTCATTGCGCATGGGGACGCCTCCAGTGAGTTTGCGTGCTTGGAGACAAGTATAGGGAGGGAGTTATATCAGTAAAGGAATAAGAAGCTATTTGTTAATAACTAAAATGCAATCCCTGTGGGAGCGGGTTTACCCGCGAATGCGTCGGTGGCGCCTACGTCGCATTCGCGGGTAAACCCGCTCCCACAGGGGGCATCGATATCAATGAAATCCAGGCAAAAAAAGGGGCCATCCCCTGCCAAGAGATATGGCCCCTAAGCACTTGCCTGAAGAGAAGTGGCAGGTTTAGCGCGCGGTAATCACCGCCAGCTTGCTGATCCCCGCACGTTCGATAGCCGCCATGGCCCGCGCCACTTCGCCGTAGTTCACGCCGTCATCAGCCTGCAGCTGTACACGCACGTCCGCGTCCTTGTCCTTGGCAGCCTTGAGGCTGGTTTCCAGCAGGTCGGGCTGGATCTCGTCCTTGTTGATGAACAACTTGCCGTCACCATCGATGCTGACCACCAGCGGGTCCTTCTGCTCCACCGGGGCCACGGCCTCGGTCTTGGGCAGGTTGATGGGGATGGCATTGGTCAGCAGCGGCGCAGTGACGATGAATACCACCAGCAGCACCAGCATGACGTCCACCAACGGCGTGACGTTGATTTCACTGAGGACTTCGTCGCTATCCTGGGTCGAAAAGGCCATGTCAGGACGCCTCCTTCACCGGCTGGGTGAAGCCGGCCTGGGGCCTGTGCACCGCCGGGTGCACCAGCACGCGGAAGGCACTCTTCTGCGCCAGGCTGTAGAAGTCGTGGGCGAAGTCATCGAGGTCGGCGGCAGTCAGCTTGAGGCGGCGCAGGAAGTAGTTGTAGACCAGCACCGCCGGCACCGCGACGGCGATACCCACGCCGGTGGCCACCAGTGCCGCGCCAATCGGCCCGGCCACGGTTTCCAGGCTGGCGGAGCCGGCCGCGCTGATGCCCTTGAGCGCTTCCATGATGCCCCACACGGTGCCGAACAGGCCGATGAAGGGCGAGGTGCTGCCGATACTGGCGACCACCGCCAGGCCGGTTTCCAGCGAGCGGCGCTCACGCACGATCTGCTGGCGCAGGGCACGCTCCAGGCGGTCCTGGTGGTTGATGGCGTGGCTCAGGTCGTTGGCCTGGCTGTCACCGACGGCGATGGCAGCGTAACCGGCCTGGGCAACGCGTGCGGCCGGGCCAGGCAGTTCGTGGCTGGGCTCGGCAGCCGAGTCCAGGCTCGAGGCGGCCCAGAATTGCTGGTGGAAGCGCTTGTCCTGATGCTTCAGCCGCACGAACTGCACGACCTTGACCAGGGCCAGGCCCCAGGTGACGACAGAAAAACCGACCAGCAGCCAGATGACTGCGCTTTCAACGGATTCGAGGGGGGATGCCAGCAGGCTCATGATGATGTCTTCCTGTGTTCTGCGAGAAAGTTAGCGAAGCTTGAAATCGATCGGTACGCTGACCCAGCCGGTCTGGGCCACGTCGCCCTGCTTGGCAGGCACGAAGCTCCAGCGCTTGACCGCGGCCAGTGCGGCAGCGTCGAGGGCATCGCGGCCGCTGCTCTTCTGGATCTGGATCTGCCCGGGCTTGCCGCTGGGCAGCACCTCGACGCGCAGCAGTACGGTGCCTTCCCAACCGCGCCGCTGAGCCATCTGCGGGTACTCCGGCGCCGGGTTCTTCAGGTACGCCGCGTTGGCCGAGGCCGGGGTGACCGGGGCCGGCGCGGGTGGCGCTGGCGGTGCCGGGGCGGCCACAGGGGCTGGCGGCGGTGCCTCGACCGGCTTGGGCTGTGGCTTGGGCTGTTGCTTGACCACCGGCTTGGGTACGGGTTTTGGCTTGGGTTTGGGCTTGGCGGCCAGTTCGTCGACCACAGGCGGCGGTGGCGGCTGGACCACCGGCGGTGCCGGGGCTGGTGGCGGTGGCTCGACTACAGGCGGCGCCGGCGCGGCGAACTCGATGGTCATGGGCGGTACTTGCGGTGGCACCACCGGCAGCTCGGGCGTTGGTGCCTGGCTGACCCAGTACGCTGCAGCGCCATGCAGGGCCAGCACCAGCAGGCTCAACACCAGCTTGTCGCGGCGCTTGAGCCCACTGACGGGCGTACGTTGCAGGCGCAGCTGGCCAAGCGGAAGGCGAAGCGTGCGTCCAAGGTCGACCAGGTCGCCCGGGGCCGGGCGCCATGACTGGTCGTAGGCCCTGACGGCCGACTGGACATTACCCATTGATCAAACTCCTGGGGTCTCGATTCAGGTGTGTGGCTGAATCATCGCGGCCAGAGGCTTATCTCTAAAAGTAATATTTGACATTAAGCAAATAACCAATCGCGATATAAAAAGTCATATCGCTCCTGCACCCCGCATCCCCCGCCGCTTGTACCTCTCAGAAGATGGCCTGCATACCTTACAGGCATAAAAAAAATGCCCGCGAGGCATCACTCATCGACGCATCATTTGACCAACCATGCGAACACTCATCGCTGGCACACTTATCGACCTCAAATAATTCACCGCCGCCTGCGAGCTTCTGTAACCAGGAAGATAATGACCCGAATGATTATCAACATAAGTTTGGCCGCTATCCCTATATATATATCCCGCAGCTACAACCTGAGAGGTCGACCTTAACTGCCGACGACCAAGCTCCGCAAGACTGGCGTGAGAAAGAGGAGCATCATCAAACTCGGAAAAGGTACTGATGAAAAAATTCTGATCCTGCCTTAGAATAAATTTATGCTTTTTCTCAGAAAGATCCAACACCGATAAGTCCTCCTGACTCACCACATGCGCCACACTCTCTTTACCAGATGAGACTTTTTCTATGGCATATCTAATCTCTGGAACAATAGATCCTTTCTTCCAGTTCCGTAATGGAAACCATTCAACGGGACCTTTAACCTTTGCAAAGAGCCTACTTTTAAAGCGACGTGCCGCGATTGCTGTCAACGCCAGCGTCGCGAATGAAGTTTTTCCGTTAGGGTCTTGACGATTAACAGGATCCCCTAAGCAATAACAGTAACAATTCAACCCACCGATATCGAAAGGGCTAAACTCATCAGGCCTATTGAAACGCATCAACACTGGACTGAACGCTCTGTATCCGCGACCTAGAAAATATAGTTTACTTAGTGCATCAAGGTGTTCGCCATTAAAACTCAATGTACCCACCAAGGCATTCACAGAGAAGAAATACCCATAAGGAGAGTATGAATTAAGCATATTACAAGCCCCATGATTTTCTATGCGATGGATTTTAAATGCTCAGGACACCTTAAGAGCAATGCACATGCGAATAGCCCCAAAAAATGCACTCAACACCTCCTTGATTCAGGCCCACCTAACAAAACCCAATACTCCGCCGATTCCCGGCAATTGAAAACTAGCAAATTTACTAGGCCAAGAATTAAGAGCTTCTATATCTACCGTTATATTGGGACCTCCGCCGTTATCCCACAGCGAGAACCCGATTATTGAACCAACCGCTCAATCTCGCGCACGCATCGTTTACCCATCCAAAAAACAGGGCTTCTGCTTAACATTTGCGCCGCCATTCTGTCAGGCATAAAAAAGCCCAGGACCAACCCCGGGCTTTTCATCATCAAAGGCGGCTCAGATATCCGTCACCTTCTGCCAAACCTTCGGCCGGAAGAACAACGTCTCCCCTCGCGCCAACCCGGTCAGGCTGTCATGGTCCTTGACCACTTCGGCCTCGATCAGCTCGCTCTGCCCTTCCACCTTCAAGGTTACCCGCGTGGTCGCGCCCAACGGGCGGATATCGCGCACCTCGGCCGCATGGTGCCCTTCGGTCTCGTGCCGCGACAGCGACACTTCGTGCGGGCGGAACAGCACATGATGCCCTTCGCTCAGGGCCAGGCGGTTGGAGTCACCGAGGAAGTGATAGACGAAATCGTTGGCCGGGTGCTCGTACACCTCGCCCGGCGAGCCGATCTGCTCGATCACGCCCTTGTTCATCACCACGATGCGGTCAGCCACCTCCATGGCCTCTTCCTGGTCGTGGGTGACGAACACCGACGTCAGGTTGATGTCCTCGTGCAGGCGCGCCAGCCAGCGGCGCAGCTCCTTGCGCACCTTGGCATCCAGCGCACCGAACGGCTCGTCCAGCAGCAGCACCTTGGGTTCCACCGCCAGGGCGCGGGCCAGGGCGATACGCTGGCGCTGGCCACCGGACAACTGCTCGGGGTAGCGGTCGGACAGCCAGTCCAGTTGCACCATGTTCAGCAGTTCATGCACCTTCTCGGCAATCTTGCTCTCGCTCGGGCGCTCGCCCTTGGGCTTCATGCGCAGGCCGAAGGCAACGTTGTCGAACACACTCATGTGGCGGAACAACGCGTAGTGCTGGAACACGAAACCGACGTTGCGGTCGCGCACGTCATGGCCGGACACGTCCTCGCCATGGAACACGATATTGCCCTGGTCCGGGGTTTCCAGGCCGGCGATGATGCGCAGCAGGGTAGTCTTGCCGCAGCCGGACGGGCCAAGCAGGGCCACCAGCTCGCCGCTGTTGATGTCCAGGTTGATGTTGTCCAGGGCCTGGAAGCTGTTGAAGCGCTTGCTGACGTTACGAACTTCGATCGACATGAATCATTCCTCCGCGGCGCTGTGGCGCAGGCGGTTAATACGGTTCTCGCTCCACTGCTTGAGCAGCAGGATGAAGAGCGCCAGGATCAGCAACAGGCTGGCCACGCTGAAGGCCGCGACGTGGTTGTACTCGTTGTAGAGGATCTCCACGTGCAGCGGCAAGGTGTTGGTCACGCCGCGGATGTGGCCCGACACCACCGACACCGCGCCAAACTCGCCCATGGCCCGCGCGGTGCACAGCACCACGCCGTAGATCAGGCCCCATTTGATGTTCGGCAGGGTCACGTGCCAGAACATCTGCCAGCCATTGGCGCCGAGCAGGCGCGCGGCCTCCTCTTCCTGCGTGCCCTGCTCCTGCATCAGCGGGATCAGCTCACGGGCCACGAACGGCACGGTGACGAAGATGGTGGCCAGGACGATGCCCGGCAGGGCGAACACGATCTGGATATCGTGGTCCTGCAACCACGGCCCGAACAGGCCTTGCGCGCCGAACATCAGCACGTAGACCAGGCCGGCGATCACCGGCGACACCGAGAACGGCAGGTCGATCAGGGTGACCAGGATGCTCTTGCCACGGAAAGTGTACTTGCTCACGCACCAGGCGGCGCTGACGCCGAACACCAGGTTCAGCGGCACCGAAATGACCACGGCCAGCAGGGTCAGCTTCAGCGCCGACAACGCGTCAGGCTCGAAGATCGCCTCGAAGAAGGTGCCAAAGCCGTTCTTCAGCGCCTGCGACACCACGATTACCAGCGGCAGCAGCAGGAACAGCGCGAACACCAGCCAGCCAAGGCCGATCAGGATGCGCCGCGATGTGGCGCTGCCCCGGCGGGCGGCATTGGCGGCGGCGGTTGCATTCAGGGATGTACTGGACATGCCGGCCTCCTTCAAGGGGTTTCGATACGGCGCTGCAGCAGGTTGATCAGCAGCAGCAGGATGAAGGAAACCACCAGCATCAGCACGCCGATGGCGGTCGCGCCGGTGTAGTCGTACTGGTCGAGCTTGACCATGATCAGCAGTGGCAGGATCTCGGTCTTCATCGGCATGTTGCCGGCAATGAAGATCACCGAACCATACTCGCCCACGCCGCGGGCGAAGGCCAGGGCAAAGCCTGTCAGCCAGGCAGGCAGCAGCGCTGGCGCCAGCACGTGGCGGAACACCTGCAGCGGCTTGGCGCCCAGGCAGGCGGCGGCCTCCTCCACTTCACGCGGAATGTCGGCCAGTACCGGCTGCACCGTCCGCACCACGAACGGCAGGGTGACGAAGGTCAGCGCCAGGGTGATGCCCAGCGGGGTGTAGGCGATCTTGAAGCCCAGGTCGGTGGCGAACTGGCCGACCCAGCCCGAGGGCGCATACAGGGCGGTCAGGGCGATACCGGCTACGGCCGTGGGCAGGGCGAACGGCAGGTCGATC
This genomic interval carries:
- a CDS encoding ExbD/TolR family protein codes for the protein MAFSTQDSDEVLSEINVTPLVDVMLVLLVVFIVTAPLLTNAIPINLPKTEAVAPVEQKDPLVVSIDGDGKLFINKDEIQPDLLETSLKAAKDKDADVRVQLQADDGVNYGEVARAMAAIERAGISKLAVITAR
- a CDS encoding sigma 54-interacting transcriptional regulator, which produces MTFQNPFGQPLLTFPELDKSPLSIRAKALVFIDPRSQQLRAELEQLAPQPLPVLIRGETGTGKELLARQIHRASDRSGLFVSVNCAGISPTYADAELFGYSAGSQGGTASSRAGWFGSANGGTLYLDEIADLPLAIQGKLLAALENREVTRVGAQQPQPVDVRLVAATSIDLARVVRAGRFNERLYQYLREGALELPPLRERPGDILPLAEYFVGIYSVRLQRPVPLVSEAAQQVLEAHPWPGNTRELENVIHFALLVNDGEEILAEDLDLPDPAR
- a CDS encoding amino acid ABC transporter permease, translating into MPSSASELLLQALPQLAGGAAQTLAISALGILFATLGGVLYGVLATLGNRALNIALQVYLELFRAIPVLVWLYLVFFGLPIFFALSIPSFWCAVLVLGLWGASEVGEVVRGALRSLPRGQREAGLSIGLACWQLYGYVLLPQALKRMTPPTINIYTRIIKTSSLAVLIGVVEVIKAGQQIIERTYESVLIYGALFLFFFIVCYPLSAASRVLERRWAHS
- a CDS encoding energy transducer TonB, translated to MGNVQSAVRAYDQSWRPAPGDLVDLGRTLRLPLGQLRLQRTPVSGLKRRDKLVLSLLVLALHGAAAYWVSQAPTPELPVVPPQVPPMTIEFAAPAPPVVEPPPPAPAPPVVQPPPPPVVDELAAKPKPKPKPVPKPVVKQQPKPQPKPVEAPPPAPVAAPAPPAPPAPAPVTPASANAAYLKNPAPEYPQMAQRRGWEGTVLLRVEVLPSGKPGQIQIQKSSGRDALDAAALAAVKRWSFVPAKQGDVAQTGWVSVPIDFKLR
- a CDS encoding alpha/beta hydrolase; its protein translation is MRNESIRYLIVPGWQGSPDNHWQSHWQRTLPNSARVEQHDWLTPQRRDWVQALEQAIAAERSPVILIAHSLGCITVAHWAAQASPALLRRVRGALLVAPADVERPTCAPALRNFAPIPTEALPFPSQVVSSDNDPAVSVPRALYLAQVWGAEAGLLTNAGHINVKSGHERWEQGFAYLYRLQSRVEQRALRRA
- a CDS encoding MotA/TolQ/ExbB proton channel family protein; protein product: MSLLASPLESVESAVIWLLVGFSVVTWGLALVKVVQFVRLKHQDKRFHQQFWAASSLDSAAEPSHELPGPAARVAQAGYAAIAVGDSQANDLSHAINHQDRLERALRQQIVRERRSLETGLAVVASIGSTSPFIGLFGTVWGIMEALKGISAAGSASLETVAGPIGAALVATGVGIAVAVPAVLVYNYFLRRLKLTAADLDDFAHDFYSLAQKSAFRVLVHPAVHRPQAGFTQPVKEAS
- a CDS encoding sulfate/molybdate ABC transporter ATP-binding protein produces the protein MSIEVRNVSKRFNSFQALDNINLDINSGELVALLGPSGCGKTTLLRIIAGLETPDQGNIVFHGEDVSGHDVRDRNVGFVFQHYALFRHMSVFDNVAFGLRMKPKGERPSESKIAEKVHELLNMVQLDWLSDRYPEQLSGGQRQRIALARALAVEPKVLLLDEPFGALDAKVRKELRRWLARLHEDINLTSVFVTHDQEEAMEVADRIVVMNKGVIEQIGSPGEVYEHPANDFVYHFLGDSNRLALSEGHHVLFRPHEVSLSRHETEGHHAAEVRDIRPLGATTRVTLKVEGQSELIEAEVVKDHDSLTGLARGETLFFRPKVWQKVTDI
- the cysT gene encoding sulfate ABC transporter permease subunit CysT, yielding MSRRISPVIPGFGLTLGYTLVYLSLIVLIPLAAMFVHAAQLTWEQFWNVISAPRVIAALKLSFGTALFAAVINGVIGTLLAWVLVRYTFPGRKIIDAMIDLPFALPTAVAGIALTALYAPSGWVGQFATDLGFKIAYTPLGITLALTFVTLPFVVRTVQPVLADIPREVEEAAACLGAKPLQVFRHVLAPALLPAWLTGFALAFARGVGEYGSVIFIAGNMPMKTEILPLLIMVKLDQYDYTGATAIGVLMLVVSFILLLLINLLQRRIETP
- the cysW gene encoding sulfate ABC transporter permease subunit CysW is translated as MSSTSLNATAAANAARRGSATSRRILIGLGWLVFALFLLLPLVIVVSQALKNGFGTFFEAIFEPDALSALKLTLLAVVISVPLNLVFGVSAAWCVSKYTFRGKSILVTLIDLPFSVSPVIAGLVYVLMFGAQGLFGPWLQDHDIQIVFALPGIVLATIFVTVPFVARELIPLMQEQGTQEEEAARLLGANGWQMFWHVTLPNIKWGLIYGVVLCTARAMGEFGAVSVVSGHIRGVTNTLPLHVEILYNEYNHVAAFSVASLLLILALFILLLKQWSENRINRLRHSAAEE
- a CDS encoding amino acid ABC transporter permease, producing MTLDTAFILSTLPAFLKAVGVTLQVGLIAIVTSLLVALVNATLLVLRTPYLWRLVKAYVELARNTPLLIQLFFVYFALPSLGLKISGFAAAIITMTFMGGAYLTEVLRAGIEAVPRAQLESGRSIGLSEGQLLRHVVLPQAGILSLPALFANFIFLLKETTVVSAVAVPEILYTTKNYIALYYKTYEMLTVLTLLCVLLFLPLSLLLRHVERRLQHAQFGV
- a CDS encoding RHS repeat-associated core domain-containing protein; amino-acid sequence: MLNSYSPYGYFFSVNALVGTLSFNGEHLDALSKLYFLGRGYRAFSPVLMRFNRPDEFSPFDIGGLNCYCYCLGDPVNRQDPNGKTSFATLALTAIAARRFKSRLFAKVKGPVEWFPLRNWKKGSIVPEIRYAIEKVSSGKESVAHVVSQEDLSVLDLSEKKHKFILRQDQNFFISTFSEFDDAPLSHASLAELGRRQLRSTSQVVAAGYIYRDSGQTYVDNHSGHYLPGYRSSQAAVNYLRSISVPAMSVRMVGQMMRR
- a CDS encoding MetQ/NlpA family ABC transporter substrate-binding protein, encoding MKKTLLTTALAAALSFAGLAAAAEKLVVAATPVPHAEILELIKPTLAKEGVDLQIKVFTDYVQPNVQVDQKRLDANYFQTLPYLQNFNEGKGTHLDTVIGVHVEPFGGYSKKVKSLSELKEGATVAIPNEGSNSGRALLLLQKAGLITLKDPKNALATPKDIAENPKKLKFRELESAMLPRVLDQVDLDMINTNYALEAGLNPAKDALVIEGSDSPYVNFLVARPDNKDSEAIQKLAKALTSPQVKEFIAKKYQGAVLPAF